Sequence from the Pyrobaculum neutrophilum V24Sta genome:
TGCGGTGTCCCAACGCGGAGGTGGTCGTCGTATCCGACGACCCCCCCGAGAAGGCGGCTGAGCTGGAGAAGGCGCTGGCGGGGCTCCCCGCCCGGGTGCTGAGGAGGCCGAACCCCACCGGCTACAAGGGCGCCGCCTTGAACTGGGCCGTGGAGCACGCAAGGGGGGAGATCCTCCTCTTCCTAGACGTAGACAGCGTCCCCCCGCCGGACCTCTGCGCCAGGGCCCGCGCCGTGGGCGAGAGGGAGATAGCCTTTCTGGGGTGGGACGGCTACGCCGCGGTTAAGACCCCCATCGCCGCCCTCCAGCTCTTCCTCTACAAGTACCTCCTGTACTACGTCGCGATCCTAGGCCGCTACAACACCGGGCATCCCGTCTTCGCCTTGGGCTCGGGGATCGCCGTGAGGAAGAGGTTTCTGAGGGAGGTAGGCGGCTTCTGCAACTGCACAGCCGACGACTACGACATATCCATGAAGGCGTACCTCAGCGGCGGGCGCGTCGTCTACCTCCCGGGGCCTCCCGTATACGTCGAGGTGCCCGCCGGCTACGGCGCGTTTAAGAGGCAGTACGCCAGGTGGACCTACAACTCCGCCTACCTCCTGGCGCAGTACGCCAGGCAGATCCTCAAGCTGAAGATGCCGCTGGCTCACAGGCTGAGCGTGTTTCTAAACGTGGCGACGCACCCCCTCATGATACTCACGACCTTCGCCACGATGGTCGCCACCGTCGCCATGAGCTACATGGGCATACTCCTGCCCCCCTTCCACATCTTAGCCATGCAGGGGGGCCTTCTGGCGCTGGCGCTGGCGCAGACCTTCTACGTCTACAAGCTGGCGAAGCCCGACGGCCACGGGTTCGCGGAGGTGGCCAGCATGTTGGCCAAGTCGGCGGCCCTCCTCCTCGCCCTCAGCCCCTACCTAACCTTCTACGTCCTGTTGGGCCTCCTCCGGAGGAGGATCAGGTGGTACGTAACCCCCAAGGGCCTCGCCGTGTTGAAGAGCGGAGCCCTAGGGCCCTACGAGGTGGCCACCACGTCGGCTCTCGCGGCGCTTCTAGCGCTGTCTTTCTACACGGCCAACTGGCTCTTTATAACAAACGCCGCAACCCTCCTCCTCGTCTTCCTCTACGTCTACCTACGGGTGGCCGCGGCGGCTAAGCCCTCTTGACGATTGGGTAGGGGATCACGTCTTTGATAGACTCCGCGTTTGTGATAACCATCGCCAGCCTATCTACGCCTATGCCCACCCCCCCTGTGGGAGGCATCCCAAACGACAGCTCTTCGACGAAATCCCAGTCGAGGGGGTGCGCCTCCTCCTTTGGAAACAGCTCCTCCTCTCTCACGAAGTATTCGTACTGACGCACCGGGTCGTTCAACTCCGTATAGGCGTTAGCCACCTCGTGCCCTCCCACGAAGGCCTCGAACCTCTCCACGAGGCCTCTCTTCTCCCTATGGGGTTTACAAAGCGGCGTGGACTCCTCGGGGTAGTCCAGCACAAAGGTGGGCTCCACCAGCTTCTTCTCCACCAGCTTCTCGAAGAGCTTCACCAGGGCGACGCCCCTGTTGTAGACCTTGACCGGGACCTGTAGCTCCCTGAGCTTCTCCCTTATCTGGTCGTCCGTAAGTCTATCCGGGTCGACGCCCCCGTACTCCCTAAGAGCGTCGTGGAGGGTGATCCTGCGCCAGGGCGGGGAGAAGTTTATGGTCTGGTCTCTATACTTCACAACGCCTGTGCCTAAGACGGCGGACACGGCCTCGTACACCACCTCCTCCGTCAGCCTCATCATGTCGTTGTAGTCCGCATAGGCTTGATACGCCTCGAGAGACCAGAACTCGGGGTTGTGAAGCGCGTCGATATCCTCGTTGCGGAACTGAGGCCCCACCTCGAACACCTTGGGAAAACCGGCGATGATGTAGCGCTTTAGGTACAGCTCGGGGGATATACGGAGGTACCACTCCTCATCTATAGCCCAGATCTTCGTCGTGAAGGGGCGCGCGGCGGCGCCGCCGTAGATCGGCTGGAGAACCGGCGTGGGGATCTCTATAAAGCCGCGCTTCCACATGGCCTCCCTCAGCGCCTGTATAAACCTAGCCCTCGCCGCGATCCTCCACCGGAGCTGGAGATCCAAGACCATAGCCACCGAGCGGTATCTCATGTAAAACGGCGAATCCCGGTCCACCTTCCCCCACTCCGGCAGAGGCTGAACCGCCTTAGCCAGGAGGATCAGGGAGGAGGCCTTCACCGCGTAGTCGCCCCGCTGGGTTTTAACTATGGCCCCCTCGACCCCCAAGAAGTCCCCACGCCACACGCCCTCTACCCCCGGGAGCTTGGGGTCAGCCATGACCTGGAACCTCGCCCCGTCCTCGTAGAGGTCTATAAAAACGACGTTGGGGTGCCTCCTCACGTCGGTCACCCTGCCGGCGGTCCTCACCACGAGGCCAACCCAGGGCTCCAGAAGCGCCTGCCTCCTCAGCTCGTTAAGCGCCTTAACGCTGTGTGTAATACGGAAGGAGTGGGGGTAGGGCTCCACGCCGGCCCCCCTCAGCGAATCTATAAGTCTACGCCACTCGCCGACTTTCTCAGCGCTCTGCCTCTCCGCCATCGCGGCAACAAACCCACGTCTATATAAATCAATCCACCACGACGATGCCCCAGCCGCCGAAAGACACGTCCTTGACGACGGGGATCCCAAGGCGTATGCCCAGCCCAGCCGCGCGCCGTAGCGCCCAGCGGGATGGCACATCCACAAACCGCACAACGGCGTTGCCCACCACCTCCACGAGGCGCGACACCGCCACCGCCACTCCGGAGCCCACGGAGGCCCCCTGAAGAGCTATCCTCCAGCGGGAGGGCCCCACCTCCGCCAAGCGCTCCACCGCGGCGCGGCGGGGGTCGCCCCCCACGACTTCGACCCGCCTCAACCTCGGCACCCGGCCAAGCGCCTCTACCACATAGGCCAGGGGGGCCACCTCCAGGCGGGAGGGGTCCCCCCCGTCTACATACACAAAGCGGTTTGAGGCGGCGTACTGCGCGGCGGCGTTGTCCACATAGGCCACCACGTACCTCCCCACCTCGCCCCCCGACACCACCACCCCCAGCGCCCACCGGGAGAAGGGCCCCCGCCCCCTCCGCAGAGCCCACAGAGAGAAGTCGTCTATGAGGAAGGCCTTGACCTTAATGCCCACGTGCCCCCTCGGCACCACGACAGCCGGCTCCTCCACCCTCCTCACCTCGCCCCCCTCCAGTACCAGCCTCCACATCACCGCCCCAGAAGCCTACGCACCACCTCCTCCACGCGCGCCGCCACGCCGGGGTCGGGGGCCACTTCCTCAGGCCACGGCATCCCCCCGTACTCCTCCGGGAGCTTCCTCGTCGCGTCTATCCCAAGCTTAGAGCCGTAGCCGGGGACCGGCGAGCCCGTGTCCAAGACGTCGACGTGCGCCCCCTGCACCACCACCACATCCCGCTGGGGGTCAACCCGCTGCGCTATGGCGAACACCACCTCGTTAAGGTCGTGGACGTCAACGTCGTGATCCACCACGACCACCACCTTGGTCAAAGACAGCATGTGGCCGAGCCCCCAAAGCGCAAACATGACCTTCTTCCCCTGGCCGGGATACCGCTTACGGATAGAGACGATGGCGACGCCTTGGAAAAGGCCGTACATGGGCAAGTTCAGATCCACCACCTCCGGCATGAGGAACTGGAGCACCGGGAGGAAGACCCTCTCAACCGCCTTACCCATGTACGCGTCCTCAAGAGGCGGCCGGCCCACCACCGTGCCGTAGTAGATGGGGTCCTCCCTCCTAAGCAGAGCCTTGGCCTTGAAGACGGGGTAGAGGCCCCCCCGGTCGTACACGCCGTAGTGATCCCCGAAGGGCCCCTCCCTCCTCAGATCTCCAACGTCTACACAGCCCTCCACCACGGCCTCGGCCCGCGCCGGGATGTGGAGATCCGTGGCGACGCCTTTCGTCACCTCCAGCCCGCCCCCCCTGAGCACCCCCGCGAATAGATATTCGT
This genomic interval carries:
- a CDS encoding glycosyltransferase, translating into MVNITFLNVSIPKNVINETLQVLNRTREGPVTISNAPEVPMWLQHALLAIYFALLALAILLMMHYIYYARHARPASGDPPDPPSDVPLSIIIPVKNEATETVVNAVRRLAQLRCPNAEVVVVSDDPPEKAAELEKALAGLPARVLRRPNPTGYKGAALNWAVEHARGEILLFLDVDSVPPPDLCARARAVGEREIAFLGWDGYAAVKTPIAALQLFLYKYLLYYVAILGRYNTGHPVFALGSGIAVRKRFLREVGGFCNCTADDYDISMKAYLSGGRVVYLPGPPVYVEVPAGYGAFKRQYARWTYNSAYLLAQYARQILKLKMPLAHRLSVFLNVATHPLMILTTFATMVATVAMSYMGILLPPFHILAMQGGLLALALAQTFYVYKLAKPDGHGFAEVASMLAKSAALLLALSPYLTFYVLLGLLRRRIRWYVTPKGLAVLKSGALGPYEVATTSALAALLALSFYTANWLFITNAATLLLVFLYVYLRVAAAAKPS
- a CDS encoding lysine--tRNA ligase, which gives rise to MAERQSAEKVGEWRRLIDSLRGAGVEPYPHSFRITHSVKALNELRRQALLEPWVGLVVRTAGRVTDVRRHPNVVFIDLYEDGARFQVMADPKLPGVEGVWRGDFLGVEGAIVKTQRGDYAVKASSLILLAKAVQPLPEWGKVDRDSPFYMRYRSVAMVLDLQLRWRIAARARFIQALREAMWKRGFIEIPTPVLQPIYGGAAARPFTTKIWAIDEEWYLRISPELYLKRYIIAGFPKVFEVGPQFRNEDIDALHNPEFWSLEAYQAYADYNDMMRLTEEVVYEAVSAVLGTGVVKYRDQTINFSPPWRRITLHDALREYGGVDPDRLTDDQIREKLRELQVPVKVYNRGVALVKLFEKLVEKKLVEPTFVLDYPEESTPLCKPHREKRGLVERFEAFVGGHEVANAYTELNDPVRQYEYFVREEELFPKEEAHPLDWDFVEELSFGMPPTGGVGIGVDRLAMVITNAESIKDVIPYPIVKRA
- a CDS encoding UbiD family decarboxylase — its product is MFSDLREFLSALEERGWLRRVSDPLSPELEIPEVLRRVMYGGGPAVLFESVRGFPGWRVAGNLFGSLDRVKLALGVERLEDVGRRLVEPFAAPPPLSLLDKFKAAAGLFELGRYAPRVVRGGPVREVVEEPNLLSIPAFKSWPGDAGRYITYGVLVTRDVRGVYNLGVYRIQILGEREAVVHAQIHKRAADLFGSTRGCVDAAIVVGGDPAFLLSGMMPTPYPLDEYLFAGVLRGGGLEVTKGVATDLHIPARAEAVVEGCVDVGDLRREGPFGDHYGVYDRGGLYPVFKAKALLRREDPIYYGTVVGRPPLEDAYMGKAVERVFLPVLQFLMPEVVDLNLPMYGLFQGVAIVSIRKRYPGQGKKVMFALWGLGHMLSLTKVVVVVDHDVDVHDLNEVVFAIAQRVDPQRDVVVVQGAHVDVLDTGSPVPGYGSKLGIDATRKLPEEYGGMPWPEEVAPDPGVAARVEEVVRRLLGR